In Nocardioides sp., the following proteins share a genomic window:
- a CDS encoding DUF4192 domain-containing protein has translation MINSLTVRTPEDVLALIPMTLGFAPQESLILLSLRGPDSFHARITLPDLSVPNSGPPTEFVQALVGPVLQHGLIEVILVAITSRPGAGESCVLAVGRALESHGVLVRDSLLADGQHWWPLSVDHGRGSARRYDLSDHPFHAAAVLRGKVIHASREEMEQTLSPDPQRMEVVDAKLASRVDSIQNTAQVALEHWSLALVAECTARRRVPTPEEVARLLLALRDLRIRDAALVRLTRADARDQVDFWRHVATSAPPEVRAAPAALTGFAAWLNGDGALAWAAVKVAEQAESGYSLAVLLTDALEHAINPSVWDDLRTQGLPAQPA, from the coding sequence ATGATCAATTCACTCACTGTCCGCACTCCCGAAGACGTCCTGGCGCTGATCCCGATGACCCTCGGGTTCGCGCCGCAAGAATCGTTGATCCTGCTGTCCTTGCGGGGGCCGGATTCCTTCCACGCACGGATCACCCTGCCGGACCTGAGCGTTCCCAACTCCGGCCCGCCCACAGAGTTCGTCCAGGCGCTCGTGGGTCCGGTCCTGCAGCACGGCCTGATCGAGGTCATCCTGGTGGCGATCACGTCCAGACCTGGGGCCGGGGAGTCGTGTGTCCTGGCCGTGGGGAGGGCACTGGAGTCGCACGGCGTACTCGTCCGGGATTCCCTGCTTGCCGACGGTCAGCACTGGTGGCCGCTGTCGGTCGACCACGGGCGCGGGTCTGCGCGACGCTACGACCTCTCCGACCACCCGTTCCACGCCGCAGCCGTGCTTCGCGGAAAGGTCATTCACGCGTCACGCGAGGAGATGGAGCAGACCCTTTCTCCGGATCCGCAGCGGATGGAGGTCGTCGATGCCAAGTTGGCGTCACGAGTCGATTCGATCCAGAACACGGCGCAGGTCGCGCTCGAGCACTGGAGTCTCGCGCTGGTCGCTGAGTGCACCGCCCGACGTCGGGTGCCCACGCCAGAGGAGGTCGCCCGACTCCTCCTCGCGTTGCGTGACCTGCGGATCCGCGACGCCGCACTCGTACGCTTGACACGCGCCGATGCGCGCGACCAGGTCGACTTCTGGCGCCATGTCGCCACCAGCGCGCCACCCGAGGTGCGCGCAGCACCCGCTGCCCTGACCGGGTTCGCGGCGTGGCTCAATGGCGATGGCGCCCTGGCCTGGGCAGCGGTGAAGGTCGCCGAGCAGGCAGAGTCGGGCTACTCGCTGGCTGTGCTACTCACCGACGCTCTCGAGCATGCGATCAATCCGTCCGTCTGGGATGACCTGCGCACCCAGGGGCTGCCCGCGCAGCCGGCCTGA
- a CDS encoding 5-oxoprolinase subunit PxpA: MEPGSQRVDLNADLGEEITDDAALLQVVTSANVACGAHAGTVSIMRTVCALAVERGVAIGAQVSYVDRENFGRVARDVAPDVLREQIADQVEMLSALAVQAGGAVAYVKPHGALYHRVARDPDQAAAVLAGSGLLPVLGMPGARILSLAREQGRVTRLEGFPDRAYDGHGGLVSRDQPGAVISVAEEIVGQALRLAGRVDSLCVHGDNPGAVEHARLIRDALTSRGIGLETCW; this comes from the coding sequence GTGGAGCCTGGATCTCAGCGGGTAGACCTCAACGCCGACCTCGGCGAGGAGATCACCGACGACGCCGCGCTCCTGCAGGTCGTGACGTCGGCCAATGTCGCGTGCGGCGCCCACGCGGGCACGGTGAGCATCATGCGAACGGTCTGCGCCTTGGCGGTCGAGCGCGGAGTCGCGATCGGTGCGCAGGTGTCCTATGTCGATCGCGAGAACTTCGGCCGGGTCGCGCGCGACGTGGCCCCGGACGTGCTGCGCGAGCAGATCGCCGACCAGGTCGAGATGCTCTCAGCCCTGGCGGTGCAAGCCGGGGGAGCGGTGGCGTACGTCAAACCACACGGCGCGCTGTATCACCGGGTGGCGCGAGATCCGGACCAGGCGGCGGCGGTGCTGGCGGGTTCGGGCCTGTTGCCGGTGTTGGGCATGCCGGGGGCTCGGATCCTGAGCCTGGCGCGCGAACAGGGACGAGTCACCCGGCTGGAAGGCTTTCCCGACAGGGCGTACGACGGCCACGGCGGGCTGGTGTCGCGCGATCAGCCGGGCGCGGTGATCAGCGTTGCCGAGGAGATCGTCGGGCAGGCGCTGCGACTGGCGGGCCGGGTCGACTCTTTGTGCGTACACGGTGACAATCCCGGGGCGGTGGAGCATGCTCGGCTCATTCGCGACGCGCTGACCTCGCGGGGTATCGGTCTGGAGACGTGCTGGTGA
- a CDS encoding carboxyltransferase domain-containing protein, with amino-acid sequence MLVTPLVWRPAGPDAVLLEVDDTASALALARGLRTSGAARDVVSGARTVLLSGLLLSREEIGALAEAGAASTDWPSPAPLERIEVVWDGADLDWVAHRWGLTVQAAIARLESVELVSAFCGFAPGFAYLSGLADGWAVPRLARPRTKVPAGSVAVADRWCGIYPRSSPGGWRLLGHTTAVLWDADRSTPALLAPGTRVRLCGAS; translated from the coding sequence GTGCTGGTGACACCCCTCGTGTGGCGACCGGCCGGACCCGACGCTGTCCTGCTCGAAGTGGACGACACGGCGAGTGCGCTCGCGCTCGCGCGCGGGCTGCGTACGTCCGGAGCGGCACGTGACGTCGTCTCTGGTGCCAGGACCGTCCTGTTATCGGGGTTGTTGCTCTCGCGTGAGGAGATCGGCGCACTGGCGGAGGCTGGCGCCGCGTCGACCGATTGGCCATCACCTGCCCCTCTGGAGCGGATCGAGGTGGTGTGGGACGGCGCCGATCTGGACTGGGTGGCGCACCGATGGGGCCTCACCGTTCAAGCCGCGATCGCCCGCTTGGAGAGTGTGGAACTGGTGAGTGCCTTCTGCGGATTTGCTCCCGGCTTCGCCTACCTCTCCGGACTCGCGGACGGGTGGGCAGTGCCGCGGCTGGCGCGACCGCGCACCAAGGTGCCGGCCGGCTCCGTCGCGGTGGCCGACCGGTGGTGCGGGATCTATCCACGCTCATCGCCTGGCGGCTGGAGACTCCTTGGGCACACGACCGCCGTCTTGTGGGACGCGGACCGCTCCACCCCGGCGTTGTTGGCCCCCGGCACCCGGGTACGACTGTGCGGGGCGTCGTGA
- a CDS encoding biotin-dependent carboxyltransferase family protein: MITVLATGLLTTVQDLGRHGYAHLGVPTAGPVDAPAAALANRLVGNAETAALLETTLGGLRFRVDRAVTVAVTGAPCAVQVDGRARANALPITLPAGVEVSLGTPTSGMRSYVAFAGGIVVPAVLGSRATDTLSWTGPPVPQPGTRLPLGPSGHPRAVDAAPLSVPKFARLHPGPREGWCVDPIGALVTGTYVVSHDSDRIGVRLDGPALVRAHTRELASEGVILGGIQVPPDGHPLIFLHDHPVTGGYPVVAVVDPRDLALCAQTRPGERLLFARA; the protein is encoded by the coding sequence GTGATCACTGTCCTTGCCACCGGGCTGCTGACGACCGTCCAGGACCTGGGGCGCCACGGCTACGCGCATCTGGGTGTCCCCACGGCCGGACCGGTCGACGCGCCCGCCGCAGCACTGGCCAACCGCCTGGTCGGCAACGCCGAGACCGCCGCCCTGCTGGAGACGACGCTTGGTGGCCTGCGGTTCCGCGTCGACCGCGCGGTCACGGTGGCGGTCACCGGAGCCCCCTGCGCGGTGCAGGTCGACGGCAGAGCGCGCGCCAACGCCCTGCCGATCACACTGCCTGCCGGGGTCGAGGTCTCGCTCGGCACGCCCACGTCGGGGATGCGTTCGTACGTTGCCTTCGCCGGCGGGATCGTCGTGCCAGCCGTGCTCGGCTCACGCGCCACCGACACGCTCTCGTGGACCGGGCCACCGGTGCCGCAACCCGGAACCCGGCTGCCCCTCGGCCCGTCCGGGCATCCCCGCGCCGTCGACGCGGCGCCGCTCTCGGTGCCCAAGTTCGCCCGCCTTCACCCCGGCCCGCGCGAAGGCTGGTGTGTCGACCCGATCGGCGCACTCGTGACGGGGACGTACGTCGTGTCGCACGACTCTGATCGGATCGGGGTCCGCCTCGACGGTCCGGCGCTCGTACGTGCCCACACTCGTGAACTGGCCAGCGAGGGAGTGATCCTGGGCGGCATCCAGGTGCCTCCCGACGGACACCCGCTGATCTTCCTGCACGACCATCCCGTCACCGGCGGCTACCCGGTCGTCGCGGTGGTGGATCCACGAGACCTGGCACTGTGCGCGCAGACTCGGCCGGGTGAGCGGCTGTTATTCGCCCGGGCCTGA
- a CDS encoding glutamate--cysteine ligase: MGEEVDAQQFTRADRTRHREKVRRCLDVFARMLRESRFDTDDPMTGLEVELNLVDDAGDPALKNAEALEAIASPAFQTELGQFNIEMNAEPAKLREGGLTTFEDSLRQSLNHAEERSAEVGAHLVMIGILPTLAEGHMAPSSISANPRYKLLSEQILNARGEDIEISISGTDRLQATADSILPEAACTSTQFHVQTSPEDFADYWNASQVIAGVQVALAANAPYLLGKQLWRETRIPLFEQAADTRSEELKAQGVRPRVWFGERWITSVFDLFEENVRYFPALLPITDEEDPLEVLESGGTPQLHELRLHNGTIYRWNRPVYDISDGVPHLRVENRILAAGPTCVDMIANAAFYFGLVRALAEGERPVWSQMSFSAAEENFHVAAQQGIEAQLYWPGIGQVRATELVLRRLLPLAHEGLEKWGATAQERDRYLGVIEQRCLTGKNGAEWFVDKMATHTDLETYDALRATLEEYRQNMHTNEPVHTWA, from the coding sequence ATGGGAGAAGAAGTCGACGCCCAGCAGTTCACTCGCGCTGACCGAACCCGCCACCGGGAGAAGGTGCGACGGTGTCTCGATGTCTTCGCGCGGATGTTGCGCGAAAGTCGATTCGACACCGACGACCCGATGACCGGACTCGAGGTCGAACTCAACCTCGTCGACGACGCGGGTGACCCGGCGCTGAAGAACGCCGAGGCGCTCGAGGCGATCGCCTCACCGGCCTTCCAGACCGAGTTGGGGCAGTTCAACATCGAGATGAATGCGGAGCCGGCCAAACTGAGAGAGGGCGGGCTGACCACTTTCGAAGACAGCCTCAGACAGAGCCTCAATCATGCCGAGGAACGCTCGGCCGAGGTGGGGGCACACCTGGTGATGATCGGGATCCTCCCGACCCTGGCCGAGGGACATATGGCGCCGTCGAGCATCAGTGCGAATCCACGCTACAAGTTGCTCAGCGAGCAGATCCTGAATGCGCGCGGGGAGGACATCGAGATCTCGATCAGCGGGACAGACCGGCTCCAGGCCACGGCCGACTCGATCCTTCCGGAAGCGGCCTGCACGTCCACTCAGTTCCACGTGCAGACCTCGCCCGAGGACTTTGCCGACTATTGGAACGCTTCGCAGGTCATCGCCGGGGTCCAGGTCGCGCTGGCGGCGAATGCCCCCTACCTGCTCGGCAAGCAGTTGTGGCGTGAGACGCGGATCCCGCTGTTCGAGCAGGCCGCGGACACCCGCAGCGAGGAACTCAAGGCTCAGGGCGTACGCCCTCGGGTGTGGTTCGGCGAACGCTGGATCACTTCGGTGTTCGACCTCTTCGAGGAGAACGTGCGCTACTTCCCAGCGTTGCTGCCCATCACCGACGAGGAGGATCCCCTCGAGGTGTTGGAATCCGGCGGCACCCCGCAGTTGCATGAGTTGCGGCTGCACAACGGCACCATCTATCGCTGGAACCGACCGGTGTACGACATTTCCGACGGTGTCCCGCACCTTCGCGTCGAGAACCGCATCCTCGCGGCCGGCCCGACTTGTGTCGACATGATTGCCAACGCGGCGTTCTATTTCGGCCTGGTGCGTGCGCTTGCCGAGGGGGAGCGGCCGGTCTGGTCGCAGATGTCATTCAGCGCCGCGGAGGAGAACTTCCATGTCGCCGCGCAACAGGGCATCGAGGCCCAGTTGTATTGGCCGGGCATCGGTCAGGTGCGCGCCACAGAACTGGTGCTGCGCAGGCTGCTGCCGCTGGCGCACGAGGGCCTGGAGAAGTGGGGCGCCACTGCCCAGGAGCGAGATCGCTACCTGGGAGTCATCGAGCAACGCTGCCTGACCGGGAAGAACGGGGCAGAGTGGTTCGTGGACAAGATGGCCACCCACACAGACCTGGAGACCTACGACGCTCTGCGTGCGACCTTGGAGGAATACCGCCAGAACATGCATACCAACGAGCCGGTGCACACCTGGGCCTGA
- a CDS encoding DNA polymerase IV: protein MRSQASVMHLDLDAFFAAVEQRDKPSLRGKPVVVGGVGGRGVVATASYEARHYGVRSAMSTREARSRCPHAAYLTGRFHAYRETSELVMGLLRSISPLVEPLSLDEAFVDLEGADLPDLSTATVRALADQVRADVSRITGGLTASVGLASSKFLAKVASELEKPDGLVVVEPGTELDLLRPMHVSVIPGVGPATVERLRRAGLHHVDDLQAVSEQELVRLLGNAHGHGLHQLAHARDDRPVVPERETKSVSVEGTYETDLTDRRVMEGLLTRQAEQVAGRLRKSALSGRTVTLKVRLHDFTTLSRSVTLPAPTDHGPVIARQARTLLADVDTSGGVRLLGVGVSGLADWIQEELFADEQAPEEEPEPVELPRRLVTWAPGVDVVHDEHGRGWVWGSGRGVVTVRFETRDTPPGPVRSFPVEDPSLHLFAWKDESGPGE, encoded by the coding sequence GTGAGGTCGCAGGCGTCGGTGATGCACCTGGACCTCGATGCCTTCTTCGCCGCCGTGGAACAGCGAGACAAGCCCTCGCTGCGTGGCAAGCCGGTCGTCGTCGGCGGTGTCGGAGGCCGAGGTGTCGTGGCCACCGCGTCCTACGAAGCCCGCCACTACGGGGTGCGCTCGGCGATGTCGACCCGGGAGGCTCGCTCACGCTGTCCGCATGCCGCGTACCTGACCGGGCGCTTCCACGCCTACCGCGAGACCAGCGAACTCGTGATGGGCCTGCTGCGCTCGATCTCGCCTTTGGTCGAGCCACTCTCGCTGGACGAGGCGTTCGTCGACCTGGAAGGTGCCGACCTGCCCGACCTGTCGACCGCGACCGTACGTGCGTTGGCCGACCAGGTCCGCGCCGACGTGTCCCGGATCACCGGCGGACTCACCGCGTCGGTCGGACTGGCGAGTTCGAAGTTCCTGGCCAAGGTCGCCAGCGAACTGGAGAAGCCCGACGGTCTGGTCGTGGTGGAGCCCGGCACGGAGTTGGACCTCCTGCGCCCGATGCACGTCAGCGTGATCCCAGGCGTCGGACCCGCAACAGTGGAGCGCCTGCGCCGGGCCGGACTGCACCACGTGGACGACCTCCAGGCGGTCAGCGAGCAGGAACTCGTACGCCTGCTCGGCAACGCCCACGGCCACGGCCTGCACCAACTCGCGCACGCGCGCGACGACCGCCCCGTGGTGCCCGAACGCGAGACCAAGTCCGTCAGCGTCGAAGGCACCTATGAGACGGATCTGACCGACCGTCGCGTGATGGAGGGCCTGCTGACGCGACAGGCCGAGCAGGTGGCAGGGCGGCTGCGCAAGAGTGCGCTGTCGGGGCGCACCGTGACCTTGAAGGTGCGTCTGCACGACTTCACCACCTTGAGCCGTTCGGTCACCCTGCCCGCTCCCACCGACCACGGCCCGGTGATCGCCCGCCAGGCGCGCACCCTCCTGGCGGACGTCGACACCTCGGGAGGGGTACGCCTCCTCGGGGTCGGGGTGTCCGGACTGGCCGACTGGATCCAGGAGGAACTCTTCGCCGACGAGCAGGCCCCCGAGGAGGAGCCCGAGCCCGTCGAGTTGCCGCGACGCCTCGTGACCTGGGCGCCTGGCGTGGATGTGGTGCACGACGAGCACGGCCGCGGCTGGGTCTGGGGCTCCGGTCGAGGCGTCGTGACCGTACGTTTCGAGACCCGAGACACCCCACCCGGCCCGGTCCGCTCGTTCCCGGTCGAGGATCCGAGCCTGCATCTGTTCGCGTGGAAGGACGAGTCAGGCCCGGGCGAATAA
- a CDS encoding universal stress protein: protein MGAIVVGYVAKPEGEAALARGIEEAKLRNSKLIVANSHRGGTSFDGGASTAADAEMERVESQLKASGVEYEVRQLVRGFEPSEDLIALADAGEADLIVIGLRRRSPVGKLILGSNAQRILLDAECPVLAVKA, encoded by the coding sequence ATGGGAGCGATCGTTGTCGGCTATGTCGCCAAGCCCGAGGGTGAGGCTGCCTTGGCCCGCGGCATCGAGGAGGCCAAGCTGCGCAACTCCAAGCTCATCGTGGCCAACAGCCACCGGGGTGGGACCTCCTTCGACGGTGGGGCGTCTACGGCAGCCGATGCCGAGATGGAACGGGTCGAGTCTCAGCTCAAGGCTTCCGGCGTCGAATACGAAGTGCGCCAACTCGTCCGCGGCTTCGAGCCCAGTGAGGACTTGATCGCGCTGGCCGACGCCGGTGAGGCCGACCTGATCGTCATCGGCCTGCGTCGGCGATCACCGGTCGGCAAGCTGATTCTGGGTTCCAACGCGCAGCGGATTCTGCTCGACGCCGAGTGTCCCGTGCTCGCAGTCAAGGCCTGA